A window of Bradyrhizobium sp. AZCC 1610 contains these coding sequences:
- the thrC gene encoding threonine synthase translates to MTRYISTRGEAPVLGFCDVMLTGLARDGGLYVPEVWPQLSHETIAGFFGRPYWEVAVDVIRPFTAGEISDADLGRMANEAYATFRHPAVVPLNQVGPNQFLLELFHGPTLAFKDVAMQLISRLMDHVLAKRNQRTTIVVATSGDTGGAAVDAFAGLDNVDLVVLFPNGRISDVQRRMMTTTGAANVHALAIEGTFDDCQAILKAMFNHHGFRDAVSLSGVNSINWARIVAQVVYYFTSAVALGAPARTVDFTVPTGNFGDIFAGYVAKKMGLPVRWLRIASNVNDILPRTLKTGIYEVREVHASASPSMDIQISSNFERLLFEASRRDADSVRRLMASLKQSGRFVLPDAMLAAIREEFDAGRADETETSAAIRAAWREAGDLVDPHTAVALAVADRDTSDSKIPNIVLSTAHPAKFPDAVEAACGVRPQLPAWLEGLMTKSEHITVMKNDSAEVERFVRSVSRAAKQGVAG, encoded by the coding sequence TTGACGCGCTATATTTCGACGCGGGGGGAGGCCCCCGTCCTGGGTTTCTGCGATGTGATGCTGACCGGGCTTGCCCGCGACGGCGGCCTCTACGTGCCTGAGGTCTGGCCGCAGCTTTCGCATGAGACCATCGCCGGATTCTTCGGCCGGCCCTATTGGGAAGTCGCGGTCGACGTGATCAGGCCGTTTACCGCGGGCGAAATCTCCGACGCCGATCTCGGCCGCATGGCGAACGAAGCCTACGCCACGTTCCGTCATCCGGCTGTGGTGCCGCTCAACCAGGTCGGTCCCAATCAATTCCTGCTGGAGCTGTTCCACGGTCCGACGCTGGCGTTCAAGGACGTCGCGATGCAGTTGATCTCGCGGCTGATGGATCACGTTCTGGCCAAGCGCAATCAACGTACCACCATCGTGGTCGCGACGTCGGGCGATACCGGCGGCGCCGCGGTCGATGCGTTTGCGGGTCTCGACAATGTCGATCTGGTCGTACTGTTCCCGAACGGGCGGATCTCCGACGTGCAGCGGCGGATGATGACGACGACCGGCGCGGCCAATGTGCATGCGCTCGCGATCGAAGGCACATTCGACGATTGCCAGGCGATCCTGAAGGCGATGTTCAACCATCACGGCTTTCGCGATGCGGTCTCGCTGTCCGGCGTCAACTCGATCAACTGGGCGCGGATCGTGGCGCAGGTGGTGTATTATTTCACCTCGGCTGTCGCGCTCGGCGCGCCCGCGCGCACGGTGGATTTCACCGTGCCGACGGGGAATTTCGGCGACATCTTCGCGGGCTATGTCGCCAAGAAGATGGGGCTGCCGGTGCGCTGGCTGCGGATCGCCTCCAACGTCAACGACATCCTGCCGCGCACGCTTAAAACCGGCATCTATGAGGTCCGCGAGGTTCACGCCTCCGCTTCGCCCTCGATGGACATCCAGATCTCCTCGAATTTCGAGCGGCTGCTGTTCGAGGCAAGCCGCCGCGACGCCGACAGCGTCCGCCGGCTGATGGCCTCGCTAAAACAGTCCGGACGTTTCGTGCTGCCGGATGCCATGCTCGCCGCGATCCGCGAGGAGTTCGATGCCGGCCGTGCCGATGAGACCGAGACGTCGGCTGCGATCCGGGCCGCCTGGCGCGAGGCCGGCGACCTCGTCGATCCCCATACCGCGGTGGCGCTGGCGGTGGCGGATCGCGACACCTCGGATTCGAAGATCCCCAACATCGTGCTGTCGACCGCGCATCCGGCCAAGTTTCCCGATGCGGTGGAAGCCGCCTGCGGCGTGCGGCCGCAACTGCCGGCCTGGCTCGAGGGCCTCATGACCAAATCGGAACACATCACGGTGATGAAAAATGATTCAGCCGAAGTGGAGCGATTCGTGCGCTCGGTGAGCCGTGCCGCGAAGCAGGGAGTTGCCGGATGA
- a CDS encoding IS110 family transposase: MSQSFDASRSLTAFEQDSTLVAVIEMSQSKWLVAAVIPGVERQPLKKLGANADALLKLLQRWQDEARKAGRTVRRIVCAYEAGRDGFWLARWLQARAIEAYVIHAASIAVSREHRRAKTDRIDTELLMRSFLGWLRGEKRHCSMVAIPTMAEEDARRPSRERESLVGEQTRIVNRIKAVLALFGIGGFNPRLRKAAQKLETLHTAEGTPLPENAHAELRRDLERLRLVHDQIHIIESERLRRLALAPAATTRPHAMVRLIARVFGVGIATADMLVNEALARKLRDRKAVARYAGLTGAPDESGKRRREKGLARAGNGRVRRGMIQLAWRFLIFQKDSRLVRWFRERTADGRSATRKTMIVALARKLLIALWRLATTGEITEGLRLRPAGT, from the coding sequence ATGTCGCAATCGTTTGACGCCAGCAGGTCCCTCACCGCCTTCGAACAGGATAGCACGTTGGTCGCAGTGATCGAGATGAGCCAGTCGAAGTGGCTTGTTGCGGCTGTGATCCCGGGGGTCGAGCGCCAGCCCCTGAAGAAGCTTGGTGCAAATGCGGACGCTCTGCTGAAGCTGTTGCAGCGCTGGCAGGATGAAGCGCGCAAGGCCGGGCGGACGGTCAGGCGGATCGTCTGCGCCTATGAGGCCGGGCGAGACGGATTCTGGCTGGCGCGCTGGCTGCAGGCGCGCGCCATCGAGGCCTACGTCATCCATGCCGCAAGCATCGCAGTGTCCCGCGAGCACCGCCGGGCCAAGACCGATCGGATCGATACGGAACTGCTGATGCGCTCGTTTCTCGGCTGGCTGCGTGGCGAGAAGCGCCATTGCAGCATGGTCGCGATCCCGACCATGGCGGAAGAAGATGCGCGGCGGCCGAGTCGTGAGCGGGAGAGCCTCGTGGGCGAGCAAACACGGATCGTCAACCGGATCAAGGCTGTCCTCGCCCTGTTCGGCATCGGCGGGTTCAATCCGAGGCTGCGCAAGGCGGCGCAGAAGCTGGAGACACTGCACACCGCGGAAGGAACACCGTTACCGGAAAATGCCCACGCCGAATTGCGCCGCGATCTGGAGCGGCTGCGCCTGGTGCACGACCAGATCCACATCATCGAAAGTGAACGGTTGCGCCGGCTCGCGCTCGCGCCGGCCGCAACGACAAGGCCTCACGCGATGGTTCGTCTGATCGCAAGGGTTTTTGGCGTCGGCATTGCGACCGCCGACATGCTGGTAAATGAGGCGCTGGCGCGCAAGCTGCGCGATCGCAAAGCTGTTGCGCGCTATGCCGGACTGACCGGCGCGCCGGACGAGAGCGGCAAGCGCCGGCGCGAGAAGGGACTGGCCCGCGCCGGCAATGGTCGGGTCCGCCGCGGCATGATCCAACTGGCCTGGCGCTTTCTGATCTTCCAGAAGGATAGCCGGCTCGTCCGCTGGTTCCGCGAGCGCACCGCAGATGGCCGCAGCGCCACGCGCAAAACCATGATCGTGGCGCTGGCGCGCAAGCTGCTCATCGCGCTGTGGCGGCTGGCAACCACCGGCGAGATAACTGAGGGGCTCAGGCTGCGCCCGGCCGGCACCTGA
- a CDS encoding DUF6494 family protein, translated as MNEDVFNASLRKFLKKVGITSQREVEKAVRDAIEAGKLKGHEKLPAKMVLTVGGVSLTHEIDDEIELG; from the coding sequence ATGAACGAAGACGTCTTCAATGCCAGCCTGCGCAAGTTTCTGAAGAAAGTCGGCATCACCTCGCAGCGTGAAGTCGAAAAGGCAGTGCGCGACGCCATCGAGGCCGGCAAGCTCAAGGGCCATGAGAAGCTGCCGGCGAAGATGGTGCTGACGGTTGGCGGCGTCAGCCTGACGCATGAGATCGACGACGAGATCGAGCTCGGTTAG
- a CDS encoding nitroreductase, with protein sequence MDATVHQNDRIGVLEELLNERYSVRAFLPQEVPRATIEHVLSVSQRTASWCNSQPWQVLIASGEAKEKFRKAIYAEAASGAKDDHDFTPPREYLGVYLDRRRESGFQLYNTLGIVRGDKMAYAKQALENYNFFGAPHVAVIHTDEPLGIYGAVDCGAYVSNFMLAAQALGLGTIPQAALARHSGLIRRHFKLADDRKVVCGISFGFADHAHKVNSYRTSRASVADTVTFAD encoded by the coding sequence ATGGACGCTACTGTGCACCAAAATGATCGCATCGGCGTGCTCGAGGAACTCTTGAACGAGCGCTATTCCGTTCGCGCCTTCCTGCCGCAGGAGGTGCCGCGCGCGACCATCGAGCACGTTCTGAGCGTGTCGCAGCGCACGGCGTCATGGTGCAACAGCCAGCCCTGGCAGGTACTGATCGCGAGCGGTGAGGCCAAGGAAAAATTTCGCAAGGCGATCTATGCCGAGGCCGCGTCCGGCGCCAAGGATGACCATGACTTCACGCCGCCGCGCGAATATCTCGGCGTCTATCTCGACCGCCGCCGCGAGAGCGGTTTTCAGCTCTACAACACGCTCGGCATCGTCAGAGGCGACAAGATGGCTTATGCCAAACAGGCGCTGGAGAACTACAACTTCTTTGGTGCGCCGCATGTTGCTGTTATCCACACCGATGAGCCGCTCGGCATCTACGGTGCGGTCGATTGCGGCGCCTATGTCTCTAATTTTATGCTGGCCGCCCAGGCGCTCGGCCTCGGCACTATTCCGCAGGCCGCTCTCGCCCGGCATTCCGGGCTGATCCGGCGCCACTTCAAGCTGGCCGACGATCGCAAGGTGGTTTGCGGCATTTCCTTCGGCTTCGCCGACCACGCCCACAAGGTCAACAGCTACCGCACTTCGCGGGCGAGCGTTGCCGATACCGTGACGTTCGCGGACTAG
- a CDS encoding acyl-CoA dehydrogenase: MNFDDTAQEAEFRSLARKWIDANAPKQYEAELSKSSLGRIRLEKEEIVDVGKAWQKKKAEGGWACLHWPKEYGGRGATPIEKVIWQQEEGVYGKLTQPFQIGEGMCGPTVMAFGSEEHKRHYLPKLASGEHIWCQLFSEPAGGSDVAGLRTRAEKQGDNWIVNGQKIWTSGAHYSDYGLLITRTDPNVPKHKGLTMFFLDMKSKGVEVRPIKQANGMQEFNEVYFTDVVIPDHQRLGAVGDGWNVSLTTLMNERMSIGSRLATGFPEMFEFCSNLMTDDGLAIDDPATRSKLASWAVKASGLKYTSYRAISSLSKGERPGPENSIGKLVSGTMLQDIATYAMDLQGAAGALTGADEQAASGQFQQMLLSSPSMRIAGGTDEILRNIIAERVLGLPGDIRVDKDVPFNKIPTKGR, encoded by the coding sequence ATGAACTTCGACGATACCGCGCAGGAAGCCGAATTCCGTAGCCTCGCCCGCAAATGGATCGACGCCAACGCGCCGAAGCAATACGAGGCGGAGCTATCCAAATCCTCGCTGGGCCGTATCCGGCTGGAGAAGGAAGAGATCGTCGATGTCGGCAAGGCCTGGCAGAAGAAGAAAGCCGAAGGCGGCTGGGCCTGCCTGCACTGGCCGAAGGAATATGGCGGCCGCGGCGCGACCCCGATCGAGAAGGTGATCTGGCAGCAGGAAGAGGGCGTCTACGGCAAGCTGACGCAGCCGTTCCAGATCGGCGAGGGCATGTGCGGGCCGACGGTGATGGCGTTCGGCAGCGAGGAGCACAAGCGCCATTATCTCCCGAAGCTCGCGTCCGGCGAACATATCTGGTGCCAGTTGTTCTCCGAGCCGGCCGGCGGCTCCGACGTTGCGGGCTTGCGCACGCGCGCGGAAAAGCAGGGCGACAACTGGATCGTCAACGGTCAGAAGATCTGGACCTCGGGCGCGCACTATTCCGACTACGGCCTTCTGATCACGCGCACCGATCCCAATGTGCCCAAGCACAAGGGCCTGACGATGTTCTTCCTCGACATGAAGAGCAAGGGCGTCGAGGTGCGGCCGATCAAGCAGGCCAACGGCATGCAGGAGTTCAACGAGGTCTATTTCACCGACGTCGTGATTCCCGATCACCAACGCCTCGGCGCCGTCGGCGACGGCTGGAACGTGTCGCTGACCACGCTGATGAACGAGCGTATGTCGATCGGCTCGCGGCTCGCGACCGGTTTTCCCGAAATGTTCGAGTTCTGCTCGAACCTGATGACCGACGATGGGCTTGCGATCGACGATCCCGCGACACGTTCGAAGCTTGCCAGCTGGGCGGTGAAGGCGAGTGGGCTGAAATACACCAGCTACCGCGCGATCTCCTCGCTTTCCAAGGGCGAGCGTCCCGGCCCCGAGAATTCGATCGGCAAGCTGGTCTCCGGCACCATGCTGCAGGACATCGCGACCTACGCCATGGATCTGCAGGGTGCGGCCGGTGCGCTCACCGGGGCGGACGAGCAAGCGGCGAGCGGCCAGTTCCAGCAGATGCTGCTCTCGTCACCGTCGATGCGCATCGCCGGCGGTACCGATGAAATCCTGCGCAACATCATCGCCGAACGCGTGCTCGGCCTGCCCGGTGATATCCGCGTCGACAAGGACGTGCCGTTCAACAAGATCCCGACCAAGGGGCGCTAG
- a CDS encoding acyl-CoA dehydrogenase has protein sequence MNFDDTPQEAAFRAEARAWIQANAPKQYEEELRKSSLGRTVLKGANILEVAKAWQKKKADAGWACLHWPKEYGGRGASPIERVIWQQEEGPFGKLSGMFIIGHGMCGPTMMAFAGEEQKRKYLPPLASGEKVWCQLFSEPAGGSDVAGLRTRAEKKGDDWIINGQKIWTSGAHYSDYGILLTRTDPTVPKHKGLTMFFLDMKSPGVEVRPIKQASGQSDFNEVYFTDVVIPDSQRLGAVNDGWNVSLTTLMNERMSIGAGVSTGFPELFDFCNSLMLEEGPAIEDRSVRSRLANYAVKASGLRYTSMRAISALSKGERPGPENSIGKLVAGSMVQEVAMYALDLQGAAGVLSGPEDAEVAGKFQAMLLRAPGTRVEGGTDEIMRNIIAERVLGLPGDIRVDKDVPFNQIPTKGR, from the coding sequence ATGAACTTCGACGACACACCGCAGGAAGCCGCGTTTCGCGCCGAGGCGAGAGCGTGGATACAAGCCAACGCGCCGAAGCAATACGAGGAGGAGCTGCGCAAATCCTCGCTCGGCCGAACCGTGCTCAAGGGCGCCAATATTCTGGAGGTTGCCAAGGCCTGGCAGAAGAAGAAGGCCGATGCCGGCTGGGCCTGCCTGCACTGGCCCAAGGAATATGGCGGCCGCGGCGCCTCGCCGATCGAGCGGGTGATCTGGCAGCAGGAAGAGGGCCCGTTCGGCAAGCTCTCCGGCATGTTCATCATCGGCCACGGCATGTGCGGACCGACCATGATGGCGTTCGCCGGCGAGGAGCAGAAGCGCAAGTACCTGCCGCCGCTGGCCTCGGGCGAGAAGGTCTGGTGTCAGCTGTTCTCCGAACCCGCCGGCGGTTCCGACGTCGCGGGCCTCCGCACCCGCGCCGAGAAGAAGGGTGACGACTGGATCATCAACGGCCAGAAAATCTGGACCTCGGGCGCGCACTACTCTGATTACGGTATCCTGCTCACCCGCACCGATCCGACCGTGCCGAAGCACAAGGGGCTGACCATGTTCTTCCTGGACATGAAGAGCCCGGGCGTCGAGGTGCGGCCGATCAAGCAGGCCAGCGGCCAGTCCGACTTCAACGAGGTCTACTTTACCGACGTCGTGATCCCGGATTCGCAGCGGCTGGGCGCCGTCAACGACGGCTGGAACGTCTCGCTGACCACGCTGATGAACGAGCGCATGTCGATCGGCGCCGGTGTTTCGACCGGCTTCCCGGAATTGTTCGACTTCTGCAACAGCCTGATGCTGGAAGAGGGACCCGCGATCGAGGACCGCAGCGTTCGTTCAAGGCTTGCGAACTATGCAGTGAAGGCCAGTGGCCTGAGATACACCAGCATGCGCGCGATCTCGGCGCTGTCGAAAGGCGAGCGTCCGGGTCCGGAAAATTCCATCGGCAAATTGGTCGCGGGATCGATGGTCCAGGAAGTCGCGATGTATGCGCTGGACCTGCAGGGCGCCGCCGGCGTGCTAAGCGGTCCGGAGGATGCCGAAGTCGCCGGCAAATTCCAGGCGATGCTGCTGCGCGCGCCGGGCACCCGCGTCGAAGGCGGCACCGATGAGATCATGCGCAACATCATCGCCGAGCGCGTGCTCGGCCTGCCCGGTGATATCAGGGTCGACAAGGACGTGCCGTTCAACCAGATCCCGACCAAGGGAAGATAG
- a CDS encoding acyl-CoA dehydrogenase family protein, translating to MNFDFSDEQKQMRDAARKFLAEKCPPKAVREVLDGKAPYDKALWKGLAEMGFLGVAIPEEFGGAGAGHLELCVIAEEMGRANAPVPFSSTVYLAAEALLLAGSGAQKQKWLPKIASGEAIGTLALFEGKGNPSPKAIKLQASGGTLNGVKKPVPDGAIADFAVVAARTGSTGRDSDISLFLVDLKAGGVETKSLTNVDPTRGQAELTFKNAKAEPLGAAGDGWSILTQVLDRAAVLLAFEQVGGSDRALEMGRDYALDRIAFGRPIGSFQAVKHILADMYVSATLARSNCYYGAWALSTNASELPEAAAAARISATQAFQHCSKNNIQVHGGMGFTWEFDCHMYYRRANATALTLGSLSYWEDQLIDRMRKKNAA from the coding sequence ATGAACTTCGATTTCTCCGACGAACAAAAACAGATGCGCGATGCGGCGAGGAAGTTTCTCGCCGAAAAGTGCCCGCCGAAGGCCGTGCGCGAGGTGCTCGACGGCAAGGCGCCGTATGACAAGGCGCTGTGGAAGGGGCTCGCCGAGATGGGTTTTCTCGGCGTCGCGATCCCGGAAGAATTCGGCGGCGCGGGCGCCGGTCATCTCGAGCTCTGCGTGATCGCGGAAGAAATGGGGCGCGCGAATGCGCCGGTGCCGTTTTCCTCCACCGTCTATCTCGCCGCCGAAGCGCTGCTGCTGGCGGGCTCCGGCGCGCAGAAGCAGAAATGGCTGCCGAAGATCGCAAGCGGCGAGGCGATCGGCACGCTGGCGCTGTTCGAAGGCAAGGGCAATCCGTCGCCGAAGGCGATCAAGCTGCAGGCCTCCGGTGGCACGCTCAACGGCGTGAAGAAGCCGGTGCCGGATGGCGCCATTGCCGATTTCGCCGTGGTCGCCGCGCGCACCGGTTCCACCGGGCGCGATTCCGACATCTCGCTGTTCCTGGTCGACCTGAAGGCCGGCGGCGTCGAGACGAAGTCGCTGACCAATGTCGACCCGACCCGCGGCCAGGCCGAACTCACCTTCAAGAACGCCAAGGCCGAACCGCTGGGAGCAGCCGGCGACGGCTGGAGCATCCTCACTCAAGTGCTCGACCGCGCGGCCGTGCTGCTCGCGTTCGAACAGGTCGGCGGTTCAGACCGTGCGTTGGAGATGGGCCGCGACTATGCGCTGGATCGTATCGCGTTCGGCCGGCCGATCGGTTCGTTCCAGGCGGTGAAGCACATCCTGGCCGACATGTATGTTTCGGCGACGCTGGCGCGTTCCAATTGCTACTACGGCGCCTGGGCGCTCTCGACCAACGCATCGGAATTGCCCGAAGCGGCAGCGGCTGCGCGGATCAGCGCGACGCAGGCGTTCCAGCACTGCTCCAAGAATAACATCCAGGTTCACGGCGGCATGGGTTTCACCTGGGAGTTCGACTGCCACATGTACTACCGCCGCGCCAACGCCACCGCGCTGACGCTCGGCAGCCTGTCGTATTGGGAAGATCAGTTGATCGACCGCATGCGCAAGAAGAACGCGGCGTAA
- a CDS encoding AMP-binding protein codes for MSGSAAAVLTRPAFRKIEWLARDIAVERRPDGVIILKSRIPLQPYEKHIPASLAKWAKQAPERIWLAQRGGADRQWRKVSYGEAKRIVDGLTQGLLNLGLTEGRPVAILSGNSIEHALMTQAAMQARLPAAPVSPAYSLMSQDHLKLKYLFDLIKPAVVMVQDGPTFEKALRAIDLTGVTVVHVLRPCEGIKSVSFADLAATPVTSAVEDSVSKITPKTVGKLLFTSGSTGMPKAVINTQEMMCANAAMMMQVRPRDPNGPLATVLDWMPWNHTMGGNAAFHPILVDGGTLYIDDGRPMPGQFDETIRNLREVSPTYYANVPAGYAALAAAMEKDDALCRSFFRNLSIMAYGGARLPDDLYDRMQALAVKTSGERIVFYTGWGSTETAPTSTGTYWDTERVGLIGLPFPGVELKLVPCGSKYELRLRGINVTPGYFGQPDLTKKMFDEEGFYCIGDAGVFVDENDPLQGIIFAGRVVEDFKLTTGTFVHVGSLRTDAIAAATPVVHDALVTGQDRPFIGLLAWPNLHACRQMTGNPDATFEDVVRHSEVIACLKRGLEAHNASTTGSSMRIARAMLMAEPPSIDGNELTDKGYINQRAGLERRAALVEKLYADQPEEDVIILN; via the coding sequence ATGAGTGGGAGTGCTGCCGCAGTGTTGACCAGGCCGGCCTTTCGCAAGATCGAATGGCTGGCGCGCGACATCGCGGTCGAGCGTCGTCCGGATGGCGTCATCATCCTGAAATCGCGCATTCCGCTGCAGCCTTACGAGAAGCATATTCCGGCTTCGCTCGCGAAATGGGCCAAGCAGGCGCCTGAGCGCATCTGGCTGGCGCAGCGCGGCGGCGCCGATCGGCAATGGCGCAAAGTCTCTTACGGCGAAGCCAAGCGCATTGTCGATGGCTTGACGCAGGGTCTTCTCAACCTCGGCCTTACCGAAGGCCGCCCCGTTGCGATCCTGTCGGGCAATTCGATCGAGCACGCGCTGATGACGCAGGCCGCGATGCAGGCGCGGCTGCCGGCCGCGCCGGTGTCGCCGGCCTATTCGCTGATGAGCCAGGATCATCTCAAGCTCAAATACCTCTTCGACCTGATCAAGCCTGCGGTCGTGATGGTGCAGGACGGGCCGACCTTCGAGAAGGCGCTCAGGGCGATCGACCTAACCGGCGTCACCGTCGTGCATGTGTTGCGGCCCTGCGAAGGCATCAAGAGCGTATCCTTTGCCGATCTCGCGGCAACGCCGGTGACAAGCGCGGTCGAGGACTCGGTTTCGAAAATTACGCCAAAAACCGTCGGCAAGCTGCTGTTCACCTCGGGCTCGACCGGGATGCCCAAGGCCGTCATCAACACGCAGGAGATGATGTGCGCCAATGCGGCGATGATGATGCAGGTGCGCCCGCGCGATCCGAACGGGCCGCTCGCGACGGTGCTGGACTGGATGCCGTGGAATCACACCATGGGCGGCAATGCCGCATTCCATCCGATCCTGGTCGATGGCGGCACGCTGTATATCGACGACGGCCGACCGATGCCCGGCCAGTTCGACGAGACGATCCGTAATCTGCGCGAAGTGTCTCCGACCTATTATGCCAACGTGCCCGCCGGTTACGCGGCGCTTGCGGCTGCGATGGAAAAGGACGATGCGCTGTGCCGCAGCTTCTTCAGAAATCTAAGCATCATGGCCTACGGCGGCGCGCGGCTGCCTGATGATCTCTACGACCGCATGCAGGCGCTGGCGGTGAAGACCTCCGGCGAGCGCATCGTGTTCTACACCGGCTGGGGCTCGACCGAGACCGCGCCGACCTCGACTGGCACCTATTGGGACACTGAGCGTGTCGGCTTGATCGGCCTGCCGTTCCCCGGCGTCGAACTGAAGCTGGTGCCGTGCGGCTCGAAATACGAACTGCGCCTGCGCGGTATCAACGTCACGCCCGGCTATTTCGGCCAACCCGATTTGACGAAGAAGATGTTCGACGAGGAAGGTTTCTACTGCATCGGCGATGCCGGCGTCTTCGTCGATGAAAACGATCCGCTGCAGGGCATCATCTTCGCCGGTCGCGTGGTCGAGGATTTCAAGCTGACGACCGGCACCTTCGTCCATGTCGGCTCGCTGCGCACCGATGCGATCGCAGCCGCCACGCCTGTCGTGCACGACGCCCTGGTCACGGGGCAGGATCGTCCGTTCATCGGATTGCTCGCCTGGCCCAATCTGCATGCCTGCCGGCAGATGACAGGCAATCCCGATGCGACGTTTGAAGACGTGGTCAGGCATTCCGAAGTGATCGCCTGCCTGAAGCGCGGGCTGGAGGCGCACAACGCGTCCACCACCGGCAGCAGCATGCGGATCGCGCGGGCCATGCTGATGGCTGAGCCGCCCTCGATCGACGGCAACGAACTCACCGACAAGGGCTACATCAACCAGCGCGCCGGCCTCGAGCGCCGCGCCGCGCTGGTGGAGAAGCTTTACGCCGATCAGCCGGAAGAGGACGTGATCATTTTGAACTGA
- a CDS encoding enoyl-CoA hydratase/isomerase family protein: MTQPLRIEHHDGVDWVTLNRPDSLNALDPSLIDALNAYFESLQRNRSTRVVVLRGAGAAFCAGLDLKHAMQRRAGQQEPPGVTESLDSQRRIADIVMLMRRCPQPIIALIQGAAAGGGFALALAADIRIATRSARMNCAFIKLGLGGCDIGTSYFLPRLVGVSVASELILTGRFIGAERALAVGLVSEVVEEGGLDAAAEPYVDAMMTASPVGLRLSKECLNMSVDAGSIEAVIAMEDRNQVLCSRSEDFNEGIRAFLEKRKPVYIKR, translated from the coding sequence GTGACTCAACCGCTGCGGATCGAACATCATGACGGCGTCGATTGGGTCACGCTCAATCGCCCGGACAGTCTCAACGCGCTCGATCCGAGCCTGATCGACGCGCTCAATGCCTATTTCGAAAGCCTGCAGCGTAACCGCTCGACCCGCGTCGTGGTGCTGAGGGGCGCCGGCGCGGCGTTCTGCGCCGGGCTTGACCTGAAGCATGCGATGCAGCGCCGCGCCGGCCAGCAGGAGCCGCCCGGCGTGACCGAGTCTTTGGATTCTCAGCGCCGCATTGCCGACATTGTGATGCTGATGCGGCGCTGTCCGCAGCCGATCATTGCGCTGATCCAGGGCGCAGCCGCCGGTGGCGGCTTTGCGCTGGCGCTCGCCGCCGACATCCGCATCGCGACCAGATCCGCGCGGATGAATTGCGCCTTCATCAAGCTCGGTCTCGGCGGCTGCGACATCGGCACCTCCTATTTCCTGCCGCGTCTGGTCGGCGTCTCGGTCGCCTCCGAATTGATTCTTACCGGTCGCTTCATCGGCGCCGAACGCGCGCTTGCGGTGGGGCTTGTCTCCGAAGTCGTCGAGGAAGGCGGCCTTGACGCAGCGGCCGAGCCCTATGTCGACGCGATGATGACGGCTTCGCCGGTGGGACTGCGGCTATCAAAGGAATGCCTCAACATGAGCGTCGATGCCGGCTCGATCGAGGCCGTGATCGCGATGGAAGATCGCAATCAAGTGTTGTGCAGCCGCTCGGAAGATTTCAACGAAGGCATCAGGGCCTTTCTCGAAAAGCGAAAGCCTGTCTATATCAAGCGATGA
- a CDS encoding SDR family NAD(P)-dependent oxidoreductase encodes MQLQDVAVLITGGGSGLGAATARAMAAKGAKIGVIDQNKENAEKVATEVKGVALHADVTDEEAIKAAIAKAEAAHGIARVLMNCAGIGGSQRTVGKDGVYPLAKFVRIINVNLIGTFNVLRLFAERLATAPPVGEERGVAINTASVAAYEGQIGQIAYSASKGGVVGLTLPAARDLASLKIRVNTIAPGLFLTPLLMGLNEEARKSLGAQVPHPARLGDASEYGALAVHIVENPMLNGETIRLDGAIRMAPR; translated from the coding sequence ATGCAGTTGCAAGACGTAGCCGTTCTCATCACCGGCGGTGGCTCCGGCCTCGGCGCCGCGACCGCCCGCGCCATGGCCGCCAAGGGCGCGAAAATCGGCGTGATCGACCAGAACAAGGAAAACGCCGAAAAGGTCGCCACCGAAGTGAAGGGCGTCGCCCTGCACGCCGACGTCACCGACGAAGAGGCGATCAAGGCGGCGATTGCCAAGGCCGAAGCCGCGCATGGCATCGCCCGCGTGCTGATGAACTGCGCCGGCATCGGCGGATCGCAGCGCACCGTCGGTAAGGACGGTGTCTATCCGCTGGCGAAGTTCGTTCGCATCATCAATGTCAATCTGATCGGCACCTTCAACGTGCTCCGCCTGTTCGCCGAGCGGCTCGCCACTGCGCCGCCGGTCGGCGAGGAGCGCGGCGTCGCCATCAACACCGCTTCCGTCGCGGCCTATGAAGGCCAGATCGGCCAGATCGCCTATTCGGCCTCGAAGGGCGGCGTCGTCGGCCTCACGCTGCCGGCCGCCCGCGATCTCGCCAGCCTCAAGATCCGTGTCAACACCATCGCGCCCGGCCTGTTCCTGACGCCGCTCTTGATGGGTCTGAACGAAGAGGCCCGCAAGAGCTTGGGGGCTCAGGTGCCGCATCCGGCCCGCCTCGGCGATGCTTCGGAGTACGGCGCGCTTGCGGTTCACATCGTCGAGAACCCGATGCTGAACGGCGAGACCATTCGTCTCGACGGCGCGATCCGCATGGCGCCAAGGTAG